A window from Populus trichocarpa isolate Nisqually-1 chromosome 3, P.trichocarpa_v4.1, whole genome shotgun sequence encodes these proteins:
- the LOC112326893 gene encoding uncharacterized protein LOC112326893: MFLKHVNWKPQPTQRNSLRLKVTMKRRRRINSTRRISAEMVEISKGQNQIRERQKEVGKKFKEIRKETEKLKRETDLISKQSAANQLRLDLMFQIVKARADNDSAKDALLTETLRELMAKTRIGEKASF, from the exons atgtttttgaaaCATGTAAACTGGAAACCTCAGCCAACTCAAAGAAACAGTCTG AGATTAAAAGTGACGATGAAAAGGAGACGTAGGATTAATAGCACGAGAAGGATTTCAGCTGAAATGGTTGAGATCAGCAAAGGACAGAACCAGATAAGGGAGAGACAGAAAGaagtaggaaaaaaatttaaagaaataagaaaggAGACAGAGAAACTAAAAAGGGAAACTGATCTAATCTCCAAGCAGAGTGCTGCAAATCAACTCAGGCTTGATCTCATGTTTCAAATCGTGAAAGCAAGAGCGGACAATGACTCTGCAAAAGATGCTCTACTTACCGAAACCTTGCG TGAACTGATGGCCAAAACGAGAATTGGAGAGAAAGCAAGCTTTTGA